In a single window of the Drosophila albomicans strain 15112-1751.03 chromosome 3, ASM965048v2, whole genome shotgun sequence genome:
- the LOC117569488 gene encoding uncharacterized protein LOC117569488, protein MSGTTRTGLVPTPKRHIKYVKKRKHLYADDTRMPLKFEATPMPLSLRPFGGLFNPFAKGCSVLCNHPAPSGVKDVINQLKTSLAIEGKSPVQTGAKDKQQQREEQLQPHEADNIPEDLFRRYAETDSRPMTPTPTVTSIHTRTSAGSFYRRCITPEWGKHENIQRKKIILDLRRSHSQETLYWKPSSELTQSGIDEGKKPKSAGANEEKKPRRQQSNEQRPKSSLATANLTSSMDPHADLEAKAPKTCINEHDMSDEDARRGKKRKKLKPATATTTFHLSEDPETQVAALGPDSLNASTRPSLIPNAISLLPKDKRETEREPILLKGSFLTEEAFQALKTDLTVDLIENTFGRYLNRALREAIKYMPKTVVQSKPVEEPDKTTSSSSSSKMPRKFSKSATRFDVPMDLSMLKNMTPWNYLSKYVWVSQQRKQLYKRVFLKYLSRCEEPESELALGNDEVPLVEYKERTMVWRSLPQALEDVLEFHGTATNVQNTLSHLGYETDVCGELDFRVWCGIVSFAERLALTNAACSDDDSCDELEKSDFNSMEQLIEQFEVPEMLREIFRIIRITHKIKF, encoded by the exons ATGAGCGGAACAACACGCACTGGATTGGTGCCCACGCCAAAGCGGCATATCAAATATGTGAAAAAG CGCAAGCATCTTTATGCGGATGATACGCGTATGCCGTTGAAATTTGAGGCGACTCCAATGCCGCTCTCGCTGCGTCCCTTTGGTGGTCTGTTTAATCCCTTTGCCAAGGGCTGCTCGGTGCTGTGCAATCATCCGGCACCGTCAGGCGTCAAGGATGTCATCAATCAGCTGAAGACATCGCTGGCTATCGAGGGCAAAAGCCCCGTGCAAACGGGCGCAAAAgataagcagcaacaacgtgAGGAGCAACTGCAACCACATGAGGCAGACAACATACCAGAGGATCTATTCCGACGCTATGCGGAAACCGACTCTCGACCAATGACACCCACGCCCACAGTCACGAGCATTCATACGAGAACGAGTGCTGGCTCCTTTTATCGTCGCTGCATTACTCCTGAGTGGGGCAAGCATGAGAACATCCAACGCAAGAAAATAATCTTGGATCTGCGACGTTCGCACTCGCAGGAGACGCTCTACTGGAAGCCCAGCTCAGAGCTGACGCAAAGTGGCATCGATGAGGGTAAAAAACCCAAGAGCGCCGGAGCCAACGAGGAGAAAAAACCGCGTCGTCAGCAATCCAACGAACAGCGGCCCAAATCCTCGCTGGCCACCGCTAATTTGACATCCAGCATGGATCCACATGCCGATCTGGAGGCAAAGGCGCCCAAAACATGCATCAATGAGCATGACATGAGCGACGAGGATGCCCGCCGCGGAAAGAAACGCAAGAAGCTCAAGCCCGCAACAG CCACCACTACTTTCCATTTGAGTGAGGATCCGGAAACACAGGTGGCTGCTCTGGGACCCGATTCTCTAAACGCTAGCACGCGTCCCAGCTTGATACCCAATGCCATCAGTTTGCTGCCCAAGGATAAGCGCGAGACGGAAAGGGAGCCCATTCTCCTCAAGGGAAGCTTTCTCACTGAGGAAGCATTTCAGGCGCTGAAAACAGATCTCACCGTGGACCTCATCGAAAACACCTTTGGTCGCTAC CTGAATCGCGCGCTGCGTGAAGCCATCAAGTATATGCCCAAAACTGTGGTGCAGAGCAAGCCTGTCGAGGAGCCAGATAAAACAACGTCTAGCAGCTCGAGCTCCAAGATGCCACGCAAGTTCTCCAAGTCAGCTACGCGCTTCGATGTACCCATGGATCTCTCCATGCTCAAGA ACATGACACCCTGGAATTATCTGAGCAAATATGTGTGGGTGTCGCAGCAGCGCAAGCAACTCTACAAGCGTGTGTTCCTCAAGTACTTGAGTCGCTGTGAGGAGCCAGAGAGCGAATTGGCTCTGGGCAACGATGAAGTGCCGCTTGTGGAGTACAAGGAACGCACTATGGTGTGGCGCAGCTTGCCTCAGGCACTGGAGGATGTCCTGGAGTTCCATGGCACCGCTACCAATGTGCAGAATACGCTCAGCCACTTGGGCTACGAGACAGACGTTTGTGGCGAATTAGATTTTCGTGTCTGGTGTGGCATTGTTTCTTTTGCAGAGCGTTTGGCACTAACAAATGCTGCTTGCAGCGACGATGACTCTTGCGATGAGCTCGAAAAGTCTGATTTCAATAGCATGGAACAGTTGATAGAACAGTTCGAAGTTCCCGAAATGTTGCGTGAAATCTTTCGAATTATACGTATtacacataaaattaaattttga
- the LOC117569486 gene encoding phosducin-like protein, with translation MATLEDKLLGEKLQYYCSSSEEEDNGDDGDDDGAGSSRKGGGGGLTINTDRNAAPAGGFISQGSTNTGPKGVVKDWQRYKQLETEKREETERQRMELAKKLSMNATTSAEDEERKRQEELDAEFAELMSEDFLQQYQKQRMAEMLRQTGHNQQFGKVEQLSTHEEFLSCVEKESKHTTIIIHIYERGQSACSTLNNCLDTLASEYPSIKFAKICSSVAGMSRDFRTKGLPALLVYKAQALIGNFVRLTDDLSDDFYASDVESFLIENGIIVDKALYN, from the coding sequence ATGGCGACGCTTGAAGATAAATTATTGGGTGAAAAACTGCAGTActactgcagcagcagcgaggaAGAGGATAATGGggacgatggcgatgacgacgGCGCTGGCAGCTCCCGCAAAGGAGGCGGCGGGGGACTGACAATCAATACCGATCGAAATGCAGCACCCGCAGGAGGATTTATTTCGCAGGGCTCAACGAATACGGGTCCCAAAGGTGTGGTCAAGGATTGGCAGCGTTACAAGCAATTGGAAACGGAGAAACGCGAAGAGACCGAACGTCAGCGTATGGAGCTAGCCAAAAAGCTGAGTATGAACGCAACCACATCTGCCGAGGATGAGGAACGCAAGCGTCAAGAAGAGCTCGATGCGGAGTTCGCGGAACTGATGAGTGAGGATTTTCTACAGCAATATCAGAAGCAACGCATGGCTGAAATGTTGCGACAAACGGGGCACAATCAGCAGTTTGGTAAGGTGGAACAACTGTCCACACACGAGGAGTTTCTCTCTTGCGTGGAGAAGGAGAGCAAGCACACCACCATTATCATTCATATCTATGAGCGTGGCCAGTCCGCCTGCTCCACGCTCAACAACTGCCTGGACACCTTAGCCAGCGAATATCCGTCCATTAAGTTTGCCAAAATCTGCAGCTCTGTGGCTGGGATGAGTCGTGATTTCCGCACCAAAGGACTGCCCGCTTTGTTGGTCTATAAAGCGCAGGCGTTGATCGGCAACTTTGTGCGTCTAACCGATGATCTGAGCGATGACTTCTATGCCTCCGATGTAGAAAGTTTCCTCATCGAGAATGGCATCATAGTGGATAAGGCCTTGTACAACtaa